From Anopheles arabiensis isolate DONGOLA chromosome 3, AaraD3, whole genome shotgun sequence, a single genomic window includes:
- the LOC120901086 gene encoding uncharacterized protein LOC120901086, giving the protein MVQQQVFLDELRQLRKKQKLAGGSPLKLLHPFIDKDGVIRVGGRLGHADLPFCVKHPIVIPGYHPFTQLLLRQQHEKVMHGGITSTLSAIREEFWPLNGRRAVRSTIRACYRCNRANPVPFQQPMGQLPLSRVTANEAFVCTGVDYCGPIMLKPVHRKAAPQKAYLCIFVCMSTKAVHLELVGDLSTSGFLKALDRFIFRRNKPNHIYSDNGTNFVGAKNALHQVYQMLHDEAQNRQINNYLAEEGIEWHLIPPRAPNFGGLWEAAVKVAKKLLVRQLGVSLLSYEDLATVLIKIEGCMNSRPLTPLSNDPNDLSALTPSHFLMKGMMRPPPETDIRDVPTNRLDQYQRLQKYAQHFWQRWRTEYLHELAQQQQRNPPEQQVSIGDIVIIKDEHLPPARWPLARIVEVHPGQDGILFKGADMFGTSYGGMCW; this is encoded by the exons ATGGTACAGCAACAAGTATTTCTCGATGAACTACGACAACTGCGTAAGAAACAAAAGCTTGCTGGTGGATCCCCACTCAAGCTACTCCATCCATTCATTGACAAGGATGGTGTCATACGTGTTGGTGGCAGACTTGGACATGCCGATTTGCCATTCTGTGTGAAGCATCCGATCGTCATTCCTGGGTATCATCCATTTACCCAATTGCTGTTGAGGCAGCAACATGAGAAGGTGATGCATGGTGGCATCACATCAACACTTTCAGCCATTCGCGAGGAGTTTTGGCCATTGAATGGCAGGAGAGCGGTTCGATCTACCATCCGAGCATGTTATCGCTGCAACCGAGCCAATCCTGTTCCATTTCAGCAACCGATGGGACAGCTACCGCTTTCTCGAGTCACTGCAAACGAAGCATTTGTCTGTACAGGTGTGGATTACTGTGGGCCGATAATGCTGAAGCCTGTTCATCGCAAAGCAGCTCCTCAAAAGGCGTACCTATGCATTTTTGTATGCATGAGCACCAAAGCAGTGCATTTGGAGCTTGTGGGTGACCTAAGTACATCAGGGTTCCTGAAGGCTTTAGACCGTTTCATCTTCCGACGAAACAAGCCGAACCATATCTATTCGGATAATGGTACAAATTTCGTCGGCGCAAAGAACGCACTTCACCAAGTCTACCAGATGCTGCATGACGAAGCTCAAAACCGTCAAATCAATAACTATCTAGCAGAAGAAGGAATTGAATGGCACCTTATTCCACCTCGTGCACCAAACTTCGGTGGGCTTTGGGAAGCCGCCGTGAAGGTGGCCAAGAAGCTTTTGGTCAGGCAGTTAGGTGTCTCGCTACTATCTTATGAGGATCTGGCAACAGTGCTGATCAAAATCGAAGGCTGCATGAATTCTCGTCCGTTGACGCCGCTTTCGAATGACCCTAACGATTTGTCAGCTTTAACACCGAGTCATTTTCTCATGAAGGGAATGATGCGTCCACCTCCAGAAACTGACATACGGGATGTCCCGACCAATCGACTCGACCAGTATCAGCGGTTGCAGAAGTACGCTCAACATTTCTGGCAGCGCTGGCGTACAGAGTATCTTCATGAGCTTgctcagcaacagcaacgtaACCCACCAGAACAACAAGTCTCTATCGGAGACATCGTCATTATCAAGGATGAACATCTCCCACCCGCTCGTTGGCCCTTGGCTCGGATCGTGGAAGTACACCCTGGGCAGGATGGGATT TTGTTCAAGGGGGCCGATATGTTTGGTACCTCATACGGTGGGATGTGCTGGTGA